GGCTTGCTGAGGGGCCACTCACCAGACAGCACCTTCTTCGACAGGGGTGGCCGGTCGTAGGGCGTGTGCGGCTCGTCGCCGATCAGGGTGATGTCGCCTTCGAATCCGCCACGACGCAACGCTTCGATGGCGCGCAGACCCGCCAGCGAGGCCCCGACGATGGTGATGCTGGATCGTTGCACGTCGAGGAGTCAGTCCTCGACCGAGATAGCGGCACGCGGGCAGCGGTTGACCGCTTCCATCACCCGCTCGCGGTCTTCCTCGGGTGGGTTTTCGTTCAGCACGTACAGGTAGTCGTCGTCTCGCACCTCGAAAATGTCGGGTGCAACCTGCATGCAGATGGCGTTGCTTTCGCAAACATCGAAATCGACGATGATCTTCATGCCGTCACCTTAGTGCGACGACGTCGGCGCGAGGTCGTTGGCTCACCGACGCAGCGGTCGGCGGCGGTTCAGCACCTCGGACTGTCCGGCGAAGATGAGCCCAAGAGCGCCCAACACCACCGCCATCGCCGCCATCTGTATGCCGTTCAGCGGTTCGTCGAGGAACATCCAAGCGGCCGCCGACGCGACGACGGGCACCAACAGCGTGAAGGTCGACCCCAGCCACAGCGGGATCTTGCGCAGCGACCAGTTCATGAGTTCGTGCCCCATGACGCCGCTGCCGAACGTCAATACCAGCAACCACACCCAGCTCTGCGACGACGGGTTTGCCAGGCTCTGGCCGAAGGCGAGCGCTATCGGGATGTTGATGAGGCCGGTATAGAACGCGGTGCCGATGGTGAACTGGCGCGGGTTCACCTTGTCCTTGGCCATCCGGTTGGTGACGAAGTAAGCCGACCAGGCGGCGAGCGCTCCGATCGCGGCCATGTCGCCCGCCAGGTTCCACTCGGGCGCGCCGGTCGAACCCATCACCACCACTGCCACCCCGGCCAGGGCAACCATCCCCAGCACGATGTCGCGTTTGGCGATGTGCTCGCCGAATACCCGATGGGCAACTATCGATACGACGATCGGTTGAAGCGCCCCGATCATCGTGGCGTTGACGATGGTGGTCAGCTTCACCGCCGTGAAGAACAGGGCGACGTCGAGGCCCAATGCGATGCCGCCCCACAGCGTGTCCCTGAGCACCTGGCGGTTCAGCCGCACGCCGGCACGCCAGCCGACGAAGCTCATCACCACTGCGTATACCGAGAAGCGATACGCAGCGATGGCTGCTCCGCCCATGTCGATGTTCTTGGCGATTACACCCGACACACCCCACGTCGTAACCGCCACCGCAGCGCCAACCAGACCGATGGTCGATTTGGCCTGCTGTTCGGTGGGCTGGGTCGAGGGGCTAGTGGTCACCGACGCAAGCTATCGCGCCCGCCTTTCTGGGGTCGCTTCCGGACCGCCTTCCGAATCTGGGGTCGGATTCGGGTCACCTGCGGTTCATATCCGACCCCAGATTCGTGGTGGGGGCGAAGTAGACGTCTGTAGTTGCTTACCTAACGTTTGTTAGGTAGGTTGGGCCACGTGTCGGGGCGCCAAACCATCACAGACGAGGCTGCTCGTCTGTTCATCACGAAGGGTTACGCGCAGACCACACTTCGCGACATAGCCGCGGCCGCAGGAATCAAGGCCGGCTCGATCTACTACCACTTCGGGTCCAAAGAAGAGCTCCTGGTCGATGTGATGCAGCAGGGAATGGCCGTCATGCTCGACGCCTTCGCCGCCACGGCTGCCCGCGTGGCCGGTGAGCCCGCCGACCGTCGTGTCGCCCAACACATCCAGGCCCACCTGCAGGCCCTGTTCGAGCATGGCCCCTACACGACCACCCACGTGTCGACGTTTCACTACGCACCCCAGTCGGTCAAGGTCGAGATCGTGCCCCTGCGCGACGCATACGAACGCATGTGGGCCGAGCTGTTGGTCGAGCTCGTCGATGCCGGGCAGATCGATCCCGAGGTCGATCTGGGGCTGGCCCGGCTGAGCCTGATGGGAGCCATGAACTCGGCTATCGAGTGGTTCGATCCGGCTCGTGGCGACGTCGGACGTTTCGCTGGCGTGGTCAGCAGGCAGTTCTGGAGCGGGGTCGCCGCAGGGTCAGACGTCACGTCCCGCAGAGGGGGAGACAAGTGAGGAAGTTGCAGACGAGGGTCGACACCGCGTCAGAGCTATACGCCACCAACGTCGCGGCGTACCAGCAGCTCCGGTCGAGGCTGGACGAGGCGATGCAGTTCGCGATCGATGGTGGCAAGGGGCGCGATCGCAGTATCGAACGCCACTACCAGCGCGGCAAGCTTCTGCCTCGTGAGCGCATCGATGCGGTCATCGACGCCGATACGCCGTTTCTCGAACTGTCGACGCTGGCCGGGTGGGGTCAGGTCAACGACGAGTTCCCCAGCGGCGGAATCGTCACAGGCGTGGGCGTGGTCCACGGCGTGCCCTGGATGTTCATCGCCAACGATGCGACCGTGAAGGGCGGGTCGCTGTTCCCTGCGGGCATCAAGAAGCAGGTGCGTGCCCAGGACATCGCCCTCGAGAACGGGCTCGGGTGCATCTATCTGGTCGACAGCGGCGGCGCCTTCCTGCCGATGCAAGACGAGGTGTTCCCAGACAAGGACCACTTCGGCGGCACGTTCTATCGCCAGGCCCGCATGTCGGCAGCTGGTCTGCCTCAGATGTCTGTAGTTCTGGGTGGTTGCACGGCCGGGGGCGCCTATGTGCCTGCGCTGTCCGACGAGGTCATCATGGTCGATGGCATCGGGCGCATCTTCCTGGGCGGTCCGCCCATCGTGAAGGCCGCTCTCGGCGAGATCATCGACCAGGACGACCTGGGCGGCGCGGCGCTTCACACGCCAGTCGGGTGTCTCCGACTACATGGTGTCGACCGAGCGCGGCCCTGCGCGCTGTTGCGCGACCTGTGCGCCAACACCAACCAGCGTCGCATCGACCAACCCGCCGGCTGGCTCGATATCGCCGAGCCCGAACCCCCCGCCTACGACGCGGCCGAGATCCACGGCATCATCAACGCCGACACGCGCATCCCGTTCGACAGCCGCGAGATCATTGCGAGGCTGGTCGACGGTTCGAAGTTCAGCGAGTTCAAGCCCGACTGGGGTGACTCGATCGTGTGTGGGTACGCCCGGGTGTGGGGTCACCTGGTCGGGGTCATCGCCAACAACGGCATCATCTTCAACGAGTCGGCTCTCAAGGCCGCCCACTTCATCGAGCTGTGCGAACAGCGTGCGGTGCCCCTCCTGTTCCTGCAGAACACATCTGGATACATGGTTGGGCGCGACAGCGAGATCGCCGGTATTGCCAAGAACGGGGCGAAGATGGTCTCGGCCGTCGCCAACGCCAGGGTTCCCAAGTTCACGGTGCTCATCGGCGGGTCCTATGGCGCCGGTAACTACGGAATGTGCGGGCGGGGGTTTGCTCCCAGGTTCCTGTTCGCCTGGCCCAACAGCCGCATCGCGACCATGGCCGCCGACACCGCCGAGACGGTGCTCACCGACATCCGCGTCGGGGGCATGAAGGGCGCCGAGACCACCGAAGAACAGCTGGCCCAGATTCGTGCCGAGATCAGGGCGCAGTACGAG
Above is a genomic segment from Acidimicrobiales bacterium containing:
- a CDS encoding ferredoxin, with product MKIIVDFDVCESNAICMQVAPDIFEVRDDDYLYVLNENPPEEDRERVMEAVNRCPRAAISVED
- a CDS encoding DMT family transporter, which produces MTTSPSTQPTEQQAKSTIGLVGAAVAVTTWGVSGVIAKNIDMGGAAIAAYRFSVYAVVMSFVGWRAGVRLNRQVLRDTLWGGIALGLDVALFFTAVKLTTIVNATMIGALQPIVVSIVAHRVFGEHIAKRDIVLGMVALAGVAVVVMGSTGAPEWNLAGDMAAIGALAAWSAYFVTNRMAKDKVNPRQFTIGTAFYTGLINIPIALAFGQSLANPSSQSWVWLLVLTFGSGVMGHELMNWSLRKIPLWLGSTFTLLVPVVASAAAWMFLDEPLNGIQMAAMAVVLGALGLIFAGQSEVLNRRRPLRR
- a CDS encoding TetR/AcrR family transcriptional regulator; amino-acid sequence: MSGRQTITDEAARLFITKGYAQTTLRDIAAAAGIKAGSIYYHFGSKEELLVDVMQQGMAVMLDAFAATAARVAGEPADRRVAQHIQAHLQALFEHGPYTTTHVSTFHYAPQSVKVEIVPLRDAYERMWAELLVELVDAGQIDPEVDLGLARLSLMGAMNSAIEWFDPARGDVGRFAGVVSRQFWSGVAAGSDVTSRRGGDK
- a CDS encoding carboxyl transferase domain-containing protein encodes the protein MRKLQTRVDTASELYATNVAAYQQLRSRLDEAMQFAIDGGKGRDRSIERHYQRGKLLPRERIDAVIDADTPFLELSTLAGWGQVNDEFPSGGIVTGVGVVHGVPWMFIANDATVKGGSLFPAGIKKQVRAQDIALENGLGCIYLVDSGGAFLPMQDEVFPDKDHFGGTFYRQARMSAAGLPQMSVVLGGCTAGGAYVPALSDEVIMVDGIGRIFLGGPPIVKAALGEIIDQDDLGGAALHTPVGCLRLHGVDRARPCALLRDLCANTNQRRIDQPAGWLDIAEPEPPAYDAAEIHGIINADTRIPFDSREIIARLVDGSKFSEFKPDWGDSIVCGYARVWGHLVGVIANNGIIFNESALKAAHFIELCEQRAVPLLFLQNTSGYMVGRDSEIAGIAKNGAKMVSAVANARVPKFTVLIGGSYGAGNYGMCGRGFAPRFLFAWPNSRIATMAADTAETVLTDIRVGGMKGAETTEEQLAQIRAEIRAQYEEQSDPYYATSRLWDDGLIAPTDTRGALGLCLALAARQPGPEVGDKIVYRM